In Cheilinus undulatus linkage group 16, ASM1832078v1, whole genome shotgun sequence, one DNA window encodes the following:
- the LOC121523381 gene encoding CMP-N-acetylneuraminate-beta-galactosamide-alpha-2,3-sialyltransferase 1-like isoform X1, whose translation MGKSLEECPNSEKMTSKVKILLLMCVAGVFVFIRVYNIQCCTGQEESLPVCSCDSCLLEEKDWFSKRFQKSMVPFLSAKYSLPMDAFNWWKRLQIEKRSYDVFNKTVNRLFQMFPPNPDRFTSNPDQCRTCAVVGNSGNLKGSRYGRLIDFHDVIIRMNSAKVAGFEADVGTRTTHHVMYPESAIDLANNTHLVLFPFKIMDLEWLEKAFTTGFHGRSYMPIRSKVKANKDLVMIINPAFMKYVHEIWLNKKGGYSSTGFMALIMALHICDEVHVFGFGADKDGNWSHYWEPLRNKKLGTGLHPGTHEYNTVLQLARQLKIKFYLGR comes from the exons ATGGGGAAAAG TTTGGAAGAGTGTCCCAATTCGGAGAAGATGACTTCAAAAGTGAAGATACTCCTCCTAATGTGTGTGGCTGGAGTCTTTGTCTTCATAAGAGTTTACAACATACAATGCTGCACAGGGCAGGAAGAAAGTTTGCCCGTCTGTTCCTGTGACAGCTGTCTATTGGAAGAGAAGGATTGGTTTTCGAAACGATTCCAAAAATCCATGgtcccatttttgtcagcaAAGTACAGTCTCCCAATGGACGCTTTCAACTGGTGGAAG CGTTTACAGATTGAAAAACGCAGCTATGACGTCTTCAATAAAACAGTCAATAGACTGTTTCAGATGTTCCCACCCAATCCGGATAGATTCACATCCAACCCTGACCAATGCAGGACGTGTGCTGTGGTAGGGAATTCTGGCAACCTGAAGGGATCCCGTTATGGTCGTCTGATAGACTTCCACGATGTCATCATAAG AATGAACAGCGCTAAAGTTGCAGGCTTTGAAGCAGATGTCGGCACAAGGACAACGCATCACGTCATGTATCCAGAGAGTGCCATAGACTTGGCCAACAACACTCATCTTGTGCTGTTTCCTTTCAAGATAATGGATCTAGAGTGGCTGGAGAAGGCCTTTACCACAGGATTTCATGGACG CTCCTATATGCCAATAAGATCTAAGGTTAAGGCTAACAAGGATTTG GTGATGATTATCAACCCTGCCTTTATGAAGTATGTTCATGAAATATGGTTGAATAAGAAAGGCGGATATTCTTCCACTGGATTCATGGCATTGATCATGGCCTTACATATCTGTGATGAG gtCCATGTGTTTGGTTTTGGAGCTGACAAAGATGGAAACTGGAGTCATTACTGGGAACCACTCAGAAACAAAAAATTAGGAACTGGATTGCATCCAGGAACTCATGAGTATAACACTGTCCTGCAACTGGCAAGGCAActtaaaatcaagttttatttGGGGCGGTGA
- the LOC121523381 gene encoding CMP-N-acetylneuraminate-beta-galactosamide-alpha-2,3-sialyltransferase 1-like isoform X2, protein MTSKVKILLLMCVAGVFVFIRVYNIQCCTGQEESLPVCSCDSCLLEEKDWFSKRFQKSMVPFLSAKYSLPMDAFNWWKRLQIEKRSYDVFNKTVNRLFQMFPPNPDRFTSNPDQCRTCAVVGNSGNLKGSRYGRLIDFHDVIIRMNSAKVAGFEADVGTRTTHHVMYPESAIDLANNTHLVLFPFKIMDLEWLEKAFTTGFHGRSYMPIRSKVKANKDLVMIINPAFMKYVHEIWLNKKGGYSSTGFMALIMALHICDEVHVFGFGADKDGNWSHYWEPLRNKKLGTGLHPGTHEYNTVLQLARQLKIKFYLGR, encoded by the exons ATGACTTCAAAAGTGAAGATACTCCTCCTAATGTGTGTGGCTGGAGTCTTTGTCTTCATAAGAGTTTACAACATACAATGCTGCACAGGGCAGGAAGAAAGTTTGCCCGTCTGTTCCTGTGACAGCTGTCTATTGGAAGAGAAGGATTGGTTTTCGAAACGATTCCAAAAATCCATGgtcccatttttgtcagcaAAGTACAGTCTCCCAATGGACGCTTTCAACTGGTGGAAG CGTTTACAGATTGAAAAACGCAGCTATGACGTCTTCAATAAAACAGTCAATAGACTGTTTCAGATGTTCCCACCCAATCCGGATAGATTCACATCCAACCCTGACCAATGCAGGACGTGTGCTGTGGTAGGGAATTCTGGCAACCTGAAGGGATCCCGTTATGGTCGTCTGATAGACTTCCACGATGTCATCATAAG AATGAACAGCGCTAAAGTTGCAGGCTTTGAAGCAGATGTCGGCACAAGGACAACGCATCACGTCATGTATCCAGAGAGTGCCATAGACTTGGCCAACAACACTCATCTTGTGCTGTTTCCTTTCAAGATAATGGATCTAGAGTGGCTGGAGAAGGCCTTTACCACAGGATTTCATGGACG CTCCTATATGCCAATAAGATCTAAGGTTAAGGCTAACAAGGATTTG GTGATGATTATCAACCCTGCCTTTATGAAGTATGTTCATGAAATATGGTTGAATAAGAAAGGCGGATATTCTTCCACTGGATTCATGGCATTGATCATGGCCTTACATATCTGTGATGAG gtCCATGTGTTTGGTTTTGGAGCTGACAAAGATGGAAACTGGAGTCATTACTGGGAACCACTCAGAAACAAAAAATTAGGAACTGGATTGCATCCAGGAACTCATGAGTATAACACTGTCCTGCAACTGGCAAGGCAActtaaaatcaagttttatttGGGGCGGTGA